One Falco naumanni isolate bFalNau1 chromosome 15, bFalNau1.pat, whole genome shotgun sequence DNA segment encodes these proteins:
- the LOC121097987 gene encoding C-factor-like encodes MEGLGVGSVLLTGCDGGLGLGLLKGLLEQPSPPRHLFAACLDPQGKAINEMALGNPNVVVLPLDVTDPNSIKAAVGKVQEEVGSAGLNLLINNACTTRRSTLATETAENMTLVYTTNTIGPLQTSQAFLPLLMEAAEAEGQRGMSCSRAAIVNISSILGSIGAVEAWEERQDICYRCSKAALNMLTKCLALEYGGSGILCVSVDPGCVTPPLEQGMGPATVEESVQGVLRLLARLSATSNGTFWDWRGHSLPW; translated from the exons atggaggggctCGGCGTGGGCAGCGTTTTGCTGACCGGCTGCGACgggggcctggggctggggctgctgaagggcttgctggagcagcccagcccccctCGGCACCTCTTCGCCGCTTGCCTGGACCCCCAGGGGAAG GCTATCAACGAGATGGCTTTGGGCAACCCCAACGTCGTGGTCCTGCCTCTAG ACGTGACGGACCCCAACAGCATCAAGGCGGCAGTCGGGAaggtgcaggaggaggtgggaagcGCCGGCCTCAACCTCCTGATCAACAACGCCTGCACCACACGCCGCAGCACGCTGGCCACCGAGACGGCGGAGAACATGACCCTCGTCTACACCACCAACACCATCGGGCCCCTGCAGACAAGCCAG GCGTTCCTGCCGCTGCTGATGGAAGCAGCCGAGGCTGAAGGGCAGCGTGggatgagctgcagcagagccgCCATTGTCAACATCTCCAGCATCCTGGGCTCCATCGGGGCGGTGGAGGCTtgggaggagaggcaggacaTCTGCTACCGCTGCAGCAAG GCTGCTCTGAACATGCTCACCAAGTGCCTGGCCCTGGAGTATGGGGGCAGTGGGATCCTCTGTGTGTCCGTGGACCCTGGCTGTGTGACACCTCCCTTGGAACAGGGGATG GGCCCAGCGACAGTGGAGGAGAGCGTGCAGGGCGTCCTGCGGCTGCTGGCCCGGCTCTCAGCCACCAGCAACGGCACCTTCTGGGACTGGagagggcacagcctgccctggtGA
- the IL34 gene encoding interleukin-34 produces MQQGYAAVLCVLAVLGLEAAAPGECELTRLLQDKLQYEMRLQYMKHYFPIDYTVQVQYEEVLRPSNITRLRNETVSEVALRYLWFHVSSQAVLRIREVLPVKHPSWKYTQELCQLFDALGKEYSKYRQTDVEPVVADLVKLVHSVGSESRRKAVRPKALLDNCLKVMRMLYTAPCRWEST; encoded by the exons ATGCAGCAGGGCTACGCGGCCGTCCTGT gtgtcctggctgtgctggggctggaggctgctgcgCCGGGCGAATGCGAGCTCACCCGCCTGCTCCAGGACAAGCTGCAGTACGAGATGCGCCTGCAGTACATG AAACACTACTTCCCCATCGACTACACGGTCCAGGTCCAGTATGAGGAGGTGCTAAGGCCATCCAACATCACCCGCCTG CGCAACGAGACAGTGTCGGAGGTGGCCCTGCGGTACCTCTGGTTCCACGTCAGCTCCCAGGCAGTGCTGCGGATCCGCGAGGTGCTGCCGGTGAAGCACCCATCCTGGAAGTACACCcaggagctgtgccagctctTCGATGCCCTGGGCAAGGAGTACAGCAAGTACCGGCAG ACAGATGTGGAGCCAGTGGTGGCCGACCTGGTGAAGCTGGTTCACAGCGTGGGCTCTGAGAGCCGCAGGAAGGCTGTACGCCCCAAGGCACTGCTGGACAACTGCCTCAAGGTCATGCGGATGCTCTACACTGCACCTT GTCGGTGGGAGTCCACCTAG